The DNA segment TTGATATAAGGGCTTGCTTTCTCAATTTATACGGACAAAGTGCGATAATGGCGCACACGTTGAAAGCCTTTATATTAATGTTGACGAAACAATTTTTCTTCGACTCTGAATAAAGCCCTTATAGCAATTATTCCATTGTCGATTTGTGGCAGACCAATATTGAATATGACCAGTTGTCTGTCATTATTATAATTTTTTCTCTTTTGGTGTGAACGAAATACGATATTGTCGCACACAAGCCAACAAACGAAGAACTTATCACAAGCTGTTAACTTAAAGGTGGAAGCTGTTAAATTCTTCAAAACAGAATAATAAAGGGAGGAAAGACAGTTAATAGTTGCCGGCAGTTTTAAATTACTGTTCGAGCATAAGATATACAACAGAGGGTTACCGGATTAAACCCGGTAAAAGGGCGGCGGAGTTACCGCTTAATATTTAAAAGCACACTAACAGAGAAAAAATCCTGCTTAAGCCACATGCAGGATAAAAGATGGTTATTATCCGTCAGGGGTAACAAAGATGGTGATAGCCATAAGAAGTCTTTGCCAAAGCACCCAGTTAACCTGCCAGAAGACTGAATGTGCGCATTGATTTGAGTAAAATCTCTTGTAGAGGAATGAAACGTGTTAACACCGGAAATCAGCTGAACTTTACGGTTATGGATGGCTTTAAAACCAATTAACAGCTGCCTTCGGTATAAAAAAAGAGAATACAATGACTCCATTAAGTTTTTTAATAATCCTTGCTATCGCTATCGCATTTCTGATGCTTATGATCATGAAGGTCAAAATGCATCCTGTCCTTGCTCTTTTCCTGACAAGCATCGGTCTCGGACTGGCTCTTGGAAATAATATCATCGGAACAGTCAACCTTATCAACTCCGGCTTCGGTGGAACACTGAAAGGTATCGGCGTAACAATCATCCTCGGTTCCATACTTGCCATGGGTATTCAGGATACCGGTGCTGCTACTTCTATTTCGAACTTCTTCACTCGTCTGTTCCGCGGTAAAGTTCTTGAACTTGCTCCGGCTTTAACCGCATTCATTGTATCCATCCCGGTTTTCGGTGATATTACAATGGTTCTGACAGCTCCAATCGCATCCATTCTGTCAAAACGTAAAAAAATATCCATGTCTTCCATGTCATCCTTCATCGGCATGGGACTTGGACTCACTCACGGTCTTGTTCCCCCTACTCCCGGTATTCTTGCAATTGCGCTCATGTATGGAGCTGACCTCGGACTCACTATTTTCTGGGGAACAGTCATAGCTTTCATCGCATTCTTCGGAACCTGGCTCCTTCTCCGCGGCTGGGCTGCTAAAGAATGGATTGAACCCCGTGAGGACTTTGTTGAAGGTTTTGAAGCTGCCAAATCCGATAGCGTTGAAGATGTTATCATTCACGAACCAGGTCTTCCCAATGCTTTCATGGCCATGCTTCCTGTTCTTATTCCTGTTGTTCTCATCACCTTCGCATCTTTCGCCAAAGTTTACATGGATGAAGGCGGCAGCTCACTGACATTCTTCACCTCAATCGGTGACAGAGTTATTGCCCTTTCAATCGGTGTAGTATTCACCGTTCTTCTCGGATTCTACAAAGCAGAAAAAGTTAAACAGTTCCATACCCGTACTACCGGTGAAAAGGACTGCAAAGTCAGACAGATCATTTTTGGCAACTGGGTCAGCCGCGGTCTTACCGTAGCTCTGCTGCCCCTGCTCATCACTGCAATGGGTGGAGCAATGGGCGGTATGCTCAAGCACGCTCCGGTTATTAAAGAACTCGGTGCAATCGTAGCAGGAACCAGCCTTCTTCCTATTCTCGTTCCTTTCTTTACTGCATCAATCATCATGATTGCCGTGGGCTCCATGACAACTGCAGGTCTTACCGCAGCAGCTATCATTCTCCCCATGCTTGATTCACTCGGTCTTTCCCCTGTCGCAGCAACTCTTTCAATCGGTTGCGGAACAATGGTTCTCAGCCACCTGAATGACAGCGGCTTCTGGATTATGACCCAGTTCTTCAACCTTAATACCAAGCAGGGACTCAAGTATCTGACAATTCCGCGCGCTGTTGCCGGCATAATCGGAATAATCGCCCTGTCAATTTTTGTGTCCATGGGTCTTATATAAACACGGATCACTTACTTTAATAAGAAAACAATCCTAAAACCCCGGAAAATATCTTTCCGGGGTAACTTAAAGGAGTAATTAATGTCTTTAGACTCTTTAAAGGGTATCATCCCACCGGTTTCCACAATCCTCAAAGAAAATGGAGAATTTGATAAAACCGGAATGGGAGTTTTCATCGAAAGACTCGTAGCCAGCGATGTCAACGGTCTGCTCTTCCTCGGAAGCGCAGGAGAATTCTCTCAGCTTTCAAATCCTGTGAGAAAAGAAATCGCAGAATTCTGCGTTAAAAGTGTTGCAGGACGTAAACCGGTAATCATCGGAACCGGAGCATGCGGAACTGCTGAAGTTATAGACCTCAGCCTGCATGCCGCTTCAATCGGAGCTGATGCTGTTATCGTTGTTAATCCTTATTATCAGCCTATGGATGATGAGAGACTTTACAACCATTACCGCACCATAGCTGAAGCCAGCACCCTGCCTGTTATTATCTATAACTTCCCGGCACTTACCGGTCAGGACCTGTCTCCTCAGCTGATCAAGCGTCTGGCTCTGGACTGCCCCAACATCGTAGGTATCAAGGATACTGTTGACTGCATTAGCCACATTCGTGATCTTATTATCCACGTAAAAGGCGCACGCCCCGACTTCAAAGTCATCTGCGGTTACGATGAGTACCTGTTCATGACTCTCGCAATGGGTGGCGACGGTGCAATCCCCGGAACATCCAACTTTGCCCCTGAAATCACCTGCGGAATATACAAAGCTTTCCAGGAAAATGATCTCGAGACCATTAAGGAGCTTGCTCCCCGTCTTGCTACTCTGGCTCAGCTGTATTCACTTGATGTACCTTTCTCATGGTTGCTCAAGGAAGCTATCCGCTCAACAGGTTCCGATATTCCGACCGGCGTTGCAGCTCCTGCAACTGCTCCCAGTGAAGATGTAAAAAAACGTTTTCATGAGATTCTTAAACAGGCCGGTTTCTAAAATAATTTTGAATCAGGTAAGTAAAATCACAAAAAAGCCTTAAGGAGACCGCAATTATGATTAAACAGAGATGTGAAAGAGTTCGAGACCTATGGTCCCAGGTCGATGCCCTCATGATGGGTATGAACTGGACTCGTGATGATGTTGAAAAGCCGCAGATTCTCGTGGACGATGTCCATGGAGACAGCCATCCCGGCAGCTACCACCTTGATGTTTTAAGTAACGAAGCATCAACAGGTATATATGAAGCAGGCGGACGTCCCGCACAGTTCCATGTAACAGATATCTGCGACGGCTGGGCACAGGGGCATGAAGGAATGAACTTCATTCTTTGTTCACGCGGAATTATTGCAGACATGGTTGAAATCCATGCTTCCGTTATTCCGTGGGACGGCATGATCCTTCTTTCCGGCTGCGATAAATCCACACCGGCTCACCTCATGGCTGCCGCACGTATGGATATACCGACCATCCACATCCCCGGCGGAGCAATGCGTTCAGGTCCGGGCAACTCAACTTCCGGTCTGGCCGGCCCGCTCTCAGCCCGTAAGAAAAAGGGTCTGGTTGAGCCTGCTGAAATGCGTGATTACAAACTCACCGGATGTCCCTCCTGCGGAGCATGCCAGTTCATGGGAACAGCAAGCACCATGCAGTGCATGTCAGAAGCTCTCGGAATGGCTCTGCCCGGAACAGCTTTGATGCCGGCAACAATGAACGACATCAAACGTATGGCCCGTGCAGCCGGTAAGCAGATCATGTACCTTGCAGAAAAAGGCATTACCGCCCGCAAGATACTGACCAAAGCCAACTTCATGAACGCAATGAAAGTTCATGCGGCTATCGGCGGCAGCACCAACGCATACATCCACATGCCTGCTATCGCACACGAACTTGGAATCAAAATTGATCCTAAAGAATTCGATGCTATAGGACAGGAAATTAAATACCTCACCAATGTTCAGCCCAGTGGTAAATATACCGCAGAGCTTTTCTGGTTTGCTGGTGGTATTCCGATGGTTCAGCACATGCTGCGCGATCAGCTCGACCTTGATGTAATGACAGTTACCGGACGTACTCTTGGAGATTCTCTCGAAATCCTTG comes from the Maridesulfovibrio bastinii DSM 16055 genome and includes:
- a CDS encoding GntP family permease; the encoded protein is MTPLSFLIILAIAIAFLMLMIMKVKMHPVLALFLTSIGLGLALGNNIIGTVNLINSGFGGTLKGIGVTIILGSILAMGIQDTGAATSISNFFTRLFRGKVLELAPALTAFIVSIPVFGDITMVLTAPIASILSKRKKISMSSMSSFIGMGLGLTHGLVPPTPGILAIALMYGADLGLTIFWGTVIAFIAFFGTWLLLRGWAAKEWIEPREDFVEGFEAAKSDSVEDVIIHEPGLPNAFMAMLPVLIPVVLITFASFAKVYMDEGGSSLTFFTSIGDRVIALSIGVVFTVLLGFYKAEKVKQFHTRTTGEKDCKVRQIIFGNWVSRGLTVALLPLLITAMGGAMGGMLKHAPVIKELGAIVAGTSLLPILVPFFTASIIMIAVGSMTTAGLTAAAIILPMLDSLGLSPVAATLSIGCGTMVLSHLNDSGFWIMTQFFNLNTKQGLKYLTIPRAVAGIIGIIALSIFVSMGLI
- a CDS encoding dihydrodipicolinate synthase family protein, which produces MSLDSLKGIIPPVSTILKENGEFDKTGMGVFIERLVASDVNGLLFLGSAGEFSQLSNPVRKEIAEFCVKSVAGRKPVIIGTGACGTAEVIDLSLHAASIGADAVIVVNPYYQPMDDERLYNHYRTIAEASTLPVIIYNFPALTGQDLSPQLIKRLALDCPNIVGIKDTVDCISHIRDLIIHVKGARPDFKVICGYDEYLFMTLAMGGDGAIPGTSNFAPEITCGIYKAFQENDLETIKELAPRLATLAQLYSLDVPFSWLLKEAIRSTGSDIPTGVAAPATAPSEDVKKRFHEILKQAGF
- the ilvD gene encoding dihydroxy-acid dehydratase codes for the protein MIKQRCERVRDLWSQVDALMMGMNWTRDDVEKPQILVDDVHGDSHPGSYHLDVLSNEASTGIYEAGGRPAQFHVTDICDGWAQGHEGMNFILCSRGIIADMVEIHASVIPWDGMILLSGCDKSTPAHLMAAARMDIPTIHIPGGAMRSGPGNSTSGLAGPLSARKKKGLVEPAEMRDYKLTGCPSCGACQFMGTASTMQCMSEALGMALPGTALMPATMNDIKRMARAAGKQIMYLAEKGITARKILTKANFMNAMKVHAAIGGSTNAYIHMPAIAHELGIKIDPKEFDAIGQEIKYLTNVQPSGKYTAELFWFAGGIPMVQHMLRDQLDLDVMTVTGRTLGDSLEILEQDGFFNRCHGHLKSYNIPRNEIIRTTEESTKSGSIAVLDGNIAPKGSVVKYAAVKPDMHKHVGPAAVFNSEDDAQAAIIAGQINPGSVVVIRYEGPKGSGMPEMFMTTDAIVYDEKLNGTVALVTDGRFSGATSGPCIGHVSPEAVDGGPIALLEDDDIISIDIPSRSLQVIGVKGEEKTPKEMEAILAERRKNWTLPERPQKKGVLKRYSDSAVSAMEGAYMA